A window of Brettanomyces nanus chromosome 2, complete sequence contains these coding sequences:
- the ADH1_2 gene encoding Alcohol dehydrogenase, translating to MSLTVPKTQYACVFDKPFGPIVYKKTAVPTPKPTEILVHVLYSGVCHTDLHAWRGDWELKTKLPLVGGHEGAGVVVAKGSQVTSFEIGDYAGIKWLNGSCMSCEYCMQGAEPTCPDGDYSGYTHDGTFQEYATADAVQAAHLPKDVKLDAVAPILCAGVTSYKALKTADLRAGQWVAVSGAGGGLGSLAVQYGVAMGLRVLAIDGGDDKAALCKSLGAEAFVDFTKTKDLVKEVQRITNGGPHGVINVSVSEKAINQSTLYVRPLGKVVLVGMPADSKLTCDVLTQVFKCSQIRGSCVGNREDTAEALDFFYRGLVHSPFEVVGLSKLPEVFKLMAENKIVGRYVLDTSK from the coding sequence ATGTCTCTTACTGTTCCAAAGACTCAATACGCATGTGTGTTTGATAAACCATTTGGTCCGATTGTGTACAAAAAGACTGCAGTCCCAACTCCTAAGCCAACGGAGATTTTGGTCCATGTCTTGTACTCCGGTGTTTGCCATACCGATTTACATGCTTGGAGGGGTGACTGGGAGTTGAAAACAAAGCTTCCATTGGTCGGAGGTCACGAGGGTGCTGGTGTCGTCGTTGCAAAGGGTTCCCAAGTGACTAGCTTTGAGATTGGTGACTATGCTGGTATCAAATGGTTGAATGGCTCATGTATGAGCTGTGAATACTGTATGCAAGGTGCTGAACCAACTTGTCCTGACGGTGATTATTCCGGTTATACTCATGACGGAACTTTCCAGGAGTATGCTACTGCTGATGCTGTTCAGGCAGCTCATCTTCCTAAGGATGTGAAATTGGATGCTGTTGCTCCAATATTGTGTGCAGGTGTTACTTCTTAcaaggctttgaagactgCTGATTTGCGTGCAGGCCAATGGGTTGCCGTTTCTGGTGCAGGAGGAGGTTTGGGATCTCTCGCCGTTCAGTACGGTGTTGCTATGGGTTTGAGAGTTCTTGCTATCGATGGTGGTGATGACAAGGCTGCTCTTTGTAAATCATTAGGAGCTGAAGCTTTTGTTGATTTCACCAAGACTAAGGATCTCGTGAAGGAGGTTCAGAGAATTACTAATGGTGGTCCCCACGGTGTTATTAATGTGTCTGTTTCTGAGAAGGCTATCAACCAGTCTACTTTGTATGTTAGACCATTGGGTAAGGTTGTTTTGGTCGGTATGCCAGCAGATTCCAAGCTTACTTGTGATGTTTTAACACAGGTCTTTAAATGTTCTCAGATCAGAGGATCTTGCGTCGGTAATAGAGAGGACACTGCTGAGGCTTTGGACTTCTTTTACAGAGGACTTGTTCACTCTCCATTTGAGGTCGTTGGCTTGTCGAAGTTGCCAGAAGTTTTCAAATTGATGGCCGAAAACAAGATTGTTGGTCGTTACGTTCTCGACACTTCCAAATAA
- the LAC12_2 gene encoding high-affinity glucose transporter (EggNog:ENOG41) codes for MSESINSRDNSLEREESAISKAALQKTEDDVPENMDTIELPSAFSKQYLPLYGICLVVYFVSTMQGYDGSLMGSIYTMKDYLAYYNLDVNSSTGTGLVFSIYNVGQITGAFFVWIMDWKGRKIAIMIGCFGAIVGAIITAATTNKEGLIGGRWFLSFFTTIANTAAPSYCVEVSPPHIRGKVAGLYNTLWYCGSILAAFTTYGTNKNFAGSSLSFKIPLYVQVCFPGLVVLFGWFLPESPRWLVGVGRYDEARKFLVKYHCNGDDSNPLVDLEMAEMEESFKDVKISDPLTAMDIRPLFKNRSDRYRLGLVVAMAWFGQFSGNNVCSYYLPTMLIKVGMTSVSTNVLMNGVYSIVSWISSILGSFAHDKVGRRKMFMISTLGSALALTGLAVCTARYEATQSDGASKGTLVFIYLFGVIFSFAFTPMQPIYPGEVSSNLIRGKAQFVLSIVAGVAQFVNQFASPKAMENIRYWFYVFYAFFDIFEFIIIYFFFVETRGKTLEELEYVFEAPNPRKASTDPEFLSSIRVASGFEAENMKNEHDIKATVDHLEEGVDSE; via the coding sequence ATGTCGGAATCTATTAATTCAAGAGATAATTCACttgagagagaagaaagtgcAATTTCCAAGGCTGCTTTACAAAAgactgaagatgatgttcCAGAAAATATGGATACCATTGAGCTACCATCGGCTTTTTCCAAACAGTATTTACCATTGTATGGTATATGCCTTGTTGTATACTTTGTATCTACCATGCAAGGCTACGATGGTTCTTTAATGGGTTCCATTTATACCATGAAGGATTATTTGGCCTATTACAACTTGGACGTCAATTCTTCTACTGGTACGGGTCTAGTCTTTTCTATTTATAATGTTGGTCAAATTACAGGTGCATTCTTTGTTTGGATAATGGACTGGAAAGGACGTAAGATTGCCATTATGATTGGTTGTTTCGGTGCTATTGTTGGCGCCATTATTACTGCTGCGACCACAAATAAAGAAGGTCTAATTGGAGGTAGATGGTTTTTGTCGTTCTTTACTACCATCGCCAATACTGCTGCTCCAAGTTACTGTGTCGAAGTGTCTCCACCACATATCAGAGGTAAAGTTGCTGGTTTGTACAATACATTGTGGTATTGTGGTTCTATTCTTGCCGCTTTTACCACCTATGGTACCAATAAGAATTTTGctggttcttctttgtcttttAAAATTCCATTATATGTTCAAGTCTGTTTTCCTGGCTTAGTTGTCTTGTTTGGATGGTTTTTGCCTGAATCTCCAAGATGGTTGGTGGGTGTTGGCCGTTACGATGAAGCTCGTAAGTTTCTTGTGAAATATCATTGTAATGGTGATGACAGCAATCCATTGGTGGATCTTGAAATGGCTGAAATGGAGGAATCTTTCAAGGACGTGAAAATATCCGATCCTCTTACTGCCATGGATATTAGACCATTGTTTAAAAATAGATCTGATCGCTATAGATTGGGATTAGTTGTCGCCATGGCTTGGTTTGGTCAGTTCTCGGGTAACAATGTCTGCTCATATTATTTGCCTACAATGTTGATTAAAGTTGGTATGACTTCCGTTTCAACAAATGTGCTAATGAATGGTGTTTATTCAATCGTTAGttggatttcttctattttggGATCCTTTGCTCACGATAAAGttggcagaagaaaaatgttTATGATCTCAACTTTGGGATCTGCCTTAGCCCTTACGGGTCTTGCTGTATGTACTGCCAGGTATGAGGCCACTCAGTCTGATGGAGCTTCAAAAGGCACTTTGGTATTCATCTACTTGTTTGGAgtcatcttttcctttgcCTTCACTCCTATGCAGCCTATCTATCCAGGTGAAGTCTCTTCTAACTTGATCAGAGGTAAGGCTCAATTTGTTTTAAGTATTGTAGCTGGTGTTGCTCAATTTGTCAATCAATTTGCCTCTCCAAAGGCCATGGAAAATATCAGATACTGGTTCTACGTTTTCtatgctttctttgatatctttgagtTCATCATAatttacttcttcttcgttgaAACTAGAGGTAAGACATTGGAAGAGTTAGAATATGTCTTTGAGGCCccaaatccaagaaaggCTTCTACTGATCCTGAATTTCTCAGTAGTATTAGAGTTGCTAGTGGCTTTGAGGCAGAAAACATGAAAAACGAGCATGACATTAAAGCTACAGTCGACCATCTAGAAGAAGGAGTGGATTCTgaatga
- the LAC4_2 gene encoding Beta-galactosidase (Lactase) (CAZy:GH2), with product MTTELIPHFLEDPTFVFENRLPTRAYTYDPEIFQSLNGEWSFKLFESPVLSPNLRTLRPSDFDAWSSIKVPSHWQLQNNGKYGYPYYTNVQFPFQIDIPNPPTLNPTGVYSRQFYISNPKESNYRIRFEGVDNSYEVYMNQKYVGFNKGSRNGAEFDVQRFLVQGQNLISVKVFQWSDSSYMEDQDQWWLSGIFRDVSLLTLPRAAHIENYKVDPRFFDSNYKDARLLLDLNIVGTDYEFIKFTLFDFEDPHKSIDTEALLNDFDKPTTPAIKSVEFGKEDAQSTLKIPIGSPKHWTAEDPYLYKYALQLIGTNGAPVHTVNNHIGFRQVELLDGNIKVNGRTILFRGVNRHEHHPRCGRAVPLEFVIRDLALMKSHNINAVRTSHYPNHPRVYNFFDKLGFWVIDEADLETHGVQEPYNRYKDIITENSDTKILHHDVSVRYVSSNPDYKIAYLDRASQLVLRDINHPSVIIWSLGNESGYGTNHKLMYQLIKKLDSSRLVHYEGDVNAETTDMYSFMYPSLNKMEKWRKHRTDSNGKFDKPLILCEYSHAMGNGPGSLKEYQDLFYTYKFYQGGFIWEWANHGIEFQTISKSDGKLHKAYAYGGDFNEEINDGVFIMDGLLNSEHNPTPGVVELKKVLEPVVIDVSSSKVKITNRYDFSTTDHLKFLDVDNDKFLEVPSLKPNETVTLEVTTKNVSAVLNRDYGVLKAGFEVAWGQSEPELQAIDTSPKTIENEVAIEETTRLVRVTSKSVFLEFNKLLGKIEHLKIGNRTMSTKYDGSSITFWRPPTNNDNAKDAPNWKKFNMNLVKQNVREVIVKKGTGEYLAKVIVKSRVGPPVFYYGFDVIQEYIIFPNRLTLHTTLKLTGDYQPKDIPRIGYEFWLGDNYDSYEWSGRGPGESYPDKKLSQRFGTFNSNEVEDFVYDYPQENGNHTDTHYLKIKYKNADKLVISEKNKTFNFKVSDEYGVDEADHPCDVKHYDQYYVRLDHAIHGVGSEACGPPVLDKYRLNIQNFDFTFDFGFD from the coding sequence ATGACAACAGAACTGATTCCACATTTTTTGGAAGATCCTacttttgtttttgaaaATAGGCTTCCAACCAGAGCTTATACTTATGACCCCGAAATCTTTCAGTCCTTGAATGGCGAGTGGtccttcaaattgttcGAGTCCCCCGTTTTATCTCCTAACTTGAGAACGCTAAGACCTTCTGACTTTGATGCTTGGAGTTCAATTAAGGTTCCTTCTCATTGGCAGTTGCAGAATAATGGAAAATATGGATACCCTTACTACACAAATGTACagtttccttttcaaattgataTTCCAAATCCTCCAACACTAAACCCAACCGGTGTCTACTCGAGACAGTTCTATATTTCCAACCCTAAAGAATCTAATTACAGAATTAGATTTGAGGGTGTTGATAATAGCTATGAGGTTTATATGAATCAGAAGTACGTTGGATTCAACAAGGGTTCTCGTAATGGAGCTGAATTTGATGTTCAGAGGTTTTTGGTTCAGGGCCAAAACTTAATCTCCGTGAAAGTCTTCCAATGGTCAGACTCTTCTTACATGGAAGACCAGGATCAATGGTGGCTCTCGGGTATTTTTAGGGATGTTTCATTGCTAACCTTACCCCGGGCTGCACATATTGAGAACTATAAGGTGGATCCAAGATTTTTCGACTCCAATTACAAGGATGCCAGATTGCTTCTAGATCTAAATATTGTTGGTACCGACTATGAATTTATAAAGTTTACTTTGtttgactttgaagatcctCACAAGAGTATTGATACTGAAGCATTGTTAAACGACTTTGACAAGCCAACCACCCCAGCAATTAAGTCTGTTGAATTTGGCAAGGAAGATGCACAGAGCACCTTAAAGATTCCAATTGGTTCACCAAAGCATTGGACTGCAGAGGACCCTTACTTGTATAAATATGCTTTGCAGTTGATTGGAACAAATGGAGCTCCAGTTCATACAGTAAACAATCACATTGGATTCAGACAGGTTGAACTATTAGATGGTAACATTAAGGTTAATGGCAGGACAATCTTATTTAGAGGTGTTAACAGGCACGAGCATCACCCTAGATGTGGTAGGGCAGTTCCTTTAGAGTTTGTCATCAGGGACTTGGCACTCATGAAATCCCACAACATTAATGCTGTTCGTACATCGCATTACCCAAACCATCCAAGAGTGTACAACTTTTTTGACAAGCTAGGTTTTTGGGTTATCGATGAGGCTGATTTGGAAACTCATGGTGTTCAAGAACCTTACAACAGATACAAAGATATCATCACAGAGAATAGTGATACcaaaattcttcatcatgaTGTCAGTGTTCGTTATGTGTCTAGCAATCCAGACTACAAGATAGCATATTTGGATCGGGCCTCACAATTAGTGTTACGTGATATAAACCATCCATCTGTGATTATTTGGTCACTTGGTAATGAATCTGGCTATGGTACTAACCATAAGTTGATGTATCAGTTAATCAAAAAGCTGGATTCTTCCAGACTTGTTCACTACGAGGGTGATGTCAACGCTGAAACTACTGACATGTACAGTTTCATGTATCCATCTTTGAATaaaatggagaaatggagaaaacATCGTACTGACAGCAACGGAAAGTTTGATAAGCCATTAATTTTGTGCGAATATAGCCATGCTATGGGTAATGGACCGGGTAGTTTAAAGGAGTATCAGGATTTGTTCTACACTTATAAATTCTATCAAGGAGGCTTCATTTGGGAATGGGCTAATCATGGCATTGAATTTCAAACAATCAGTAAAAGTGACGGAAAGCTTCACAAAGCCTACGCATATGGTGGTGACTTTAATGAAGAAATTAATGATGGCGTTTTTATTATGGATGGTTTGTTGAACTCTGAGCACAATCCAACCCCAGGTGTGGttgagttgaaaaaagtATTGGAGCCTGTTGTCATTGATGTGAGTTCCTCTAAAGTTAAAATAACTAATAGGTATGACTTTTCTACCACTGATCATTTAAAGTTCTTGGATGTCGACAATGATAAGTTTTTGGAAGTTCCATCATTAAAACCAAATGAAACTGTCACATTGGAGGTCACAACTAAAAATGTCTCGGCAGTATTGAACAGGGATTATGGTGTTCTGAAGGCTGGTTTTGAAGTTGCATGGGGCCAATCCGAGCCAGAGTTGCAGGCTATAGATACCTCTCCGAAGACTATTGAGAATGAAGTTGCTATTGAAGAGACTACACGACTAGTGAGGGTCACTTCCAAAAGCGTTTTCCTTGAGTTCAACAAGCTTCTTGGAAAGATCGAACATTTAAAAATTGGAAATAGAACTATGAGTACTAAATATGATGGCTCTTCAATTACATTTTGGAGACCACCAACAAACAACGACAATGCAAAGGATGCTCCgaactggaagaagttcaacATGAACTTAGTCAAACAAAATGTTCGTGAAGTCATTGTAAAAAAGGGCACAGGCGAGTATTTGGCGAAGGTGATTGTCAAGTCTCGGGTTGGTCCGCCTGTTTTCTATTACGGATTTGATGTCATTCAAGAATACATTATCTTCCCGAACAGGCTAACTTTACACACTACTTTGAAGTTAACTGGTGATTACCAGCCAAAGGATATTCCTAGGATTGGTTATGAATTCTGGCTAGGTGATAATTATGATTCTTATGAGTGGTCTGGTCGTGGACCTGGCGAATCTTATCCAGACAAAAAGCTATCACAAAGGTTTGGCACTTTCAACTCTAATGAGGTGGAAGACTTTGTTTATGACTATCCTCAAGAGAACGGCAACCATACCGACACTCactatttgaagatcaaaTACAAAAATGCAGACAAGCTGGTGATTTCTgagaaaaacaaaactTTTAACTTCAAAGTCAGCGACGAATACGGCGTTGATGAAGCTGATCATCCATGTGATGTTAAACATTATGACCAGTACTATGTTAGATTGGATCATGCTATTCATGGTGTTGGTTCCGAGGCATGTGGACCTCCTGTTCTTGACAAGTACAGACTCAATATTCaaaactttgatttcaCATTTGATTTCGGCTTTGATTAG